From a region of the Corallococcus coralloides DSM 2259 genome:
- a CDS encoding MarR family winged helix-turn-helix transcriptional regulator, which produces MSKIDPAKIWSLNYNLLMSVIAGVSPDISGLGLDTKELFVLSQVEEHPYPAELAATLSMPKPTITVYVKRLEAAGFLRRELDAEDLRRHRLQVTPAGRKVTARGLAMLSEAFSVRLGRLSAAEQAELRSLLEKMS; this is translated from the coding sequence ATGTCGAAGATCGACCCGGCGAAGATCTGGTCGCTGAACTACAACCTGTTGATGTCGGTCATCGCGGGGGTCTCCCCCGACATCAGCGGGCTGGGGTTGGACACGAAGGAGTTGTTCGTGCTGTCGCAGGTGGAGGAGCACCCCTACCCGGCCGAGCTGGCGGCGACCCTGAGCATGCCGAAGCCGACGATCACGGTGTACGTGAAGCGGCTGGAGGCGGCAGGCTTCCTGCGCAGGGAGCTGGACGCGGAGGACCTGCGGCGGCACCGGCTGCAGGTGACTCCGGCGGGTCGCAAGGTGACGGCGAGGGGGCTCGCGATGCTGTCGGAGGCGTTCAGCGTGAGGCTCGGCCGCTTGAGCGCGGCGGAGCAGGCGGAGCTGCGGAGCCTGCTGGAGAAGATGAGCTGA
- a CDS encoding aldo/keto reductase has protein sequence MPLDHYVTLGRSGLRVSPLCLGAMTFGEDLGWGTSVEESQHIIDRFIELGGNFIDTANFYTKSHSEKIIGDHVGKHAARRDRLVIATKFSGNLYPGDPNGGGSGRKSIISACENSLRRLQTDYIDLYWLHNWDKHTPIDETMAALEDLVRAGKVRYLGVSDTPAWKVVEANVTARFRGWSAFIGLQIEYSLLERSVEQELVPMALEHGLGITPWSPLKSGALSGKYTRKNAGQLKGDRGAFIEPYLNEKTYTVVDALEAIARAHESTPARVALAWVMAKPGVGSTIIGARRIAQLEDNLKAADVKLTAEELGRLDELTKPTFGFPQSMEPMFPAIHNGGTSVNGIQLPASPFGVEKGDKIY, from the coding sequence ATGCCTCTCGACCACTACGTGACGCTCGGCCGCTCCGGCCTGCGCGTGAGCCCGCTGTGCCTTGGTGCGATGACGTTCGGTGAAGACCTTGGCTGGGGCACCAGCGTGGAGGAGTCCCAGCACATCATCGACCGGTTCATCGAACTGGGCGGCAACTTCATCGACACCGCGAACTTCTACACGAAGAGCCATTCCGAGAAGATCATCGGTGACCACGTCGGCAAGCACGCTGCCCGGCGCGACCGCCTGGTCATCGCCACGAAGTTCAGCGGCAACCTCTACCCCGGGGACCCGAACGGGGGCGGCTCCGGCCGCAAGTCCATCATCTCTGCGTGCGAGAACTCGCTCCGCCGCCTGCAGACCGACTACATCGACCTCTACTGGCTGCACAACTGGGACAAGCACACGCCCATCGACGAGACGATGGCCGCGCTGGAGGACCTGGTCCGGGCCGGCAAGGTCCGCTACCTCGGCGTCTCCGACACGCCTGCCTGGAAGGTCGTCGAGGCCAACGTCACCGCGCGCTTCCGGGGCTGGTCGGCCTTCATCGGGTTGCAGATCGAATACTCGCTGCTGGAGCGCAGCGTGGAGCAGGAGCTGGTCCCCATGGCCCTGGAGCACGGGCTGGGCATCACCCCCTGGTCGCCGCTCAAGAGCGGCGCGCTCAGCGGCAAGTACACCCGCAAGAACGCGGGCCAGCTGAAGGGAGACCGGGGCGCCTTCATCGAGCCCTACCTGAACGAGAAGACCTACACCGTCGTGGACGCGCTCGAGGCCATCGCTCGCGCGCATGAGAGCACTCCGGCGCGCGTAGCGCTGGCCTGGGTCATGGCGAAGCCGGGCGTGGGCTCGACCATCATCGGCGCGCGGCGGATCGCGCAGCTCGAGGACAACCTGAAGGCCGCCGACGTGAAGCTCACGGCCGAGGAGCTGGGCCGGCTGGATGAGCTCACGAAGCCCACGTTCGGGTTCCCGCAGAGCATGGAGCCCATGTTCCCCGCCATCCACAACGGCGGGACGTCGGTGAACGGCATCCAGCTGCCGGCTTCCCCCTTCGGCGTGGAGAAGGGCGACAAGATCTACTGA
- a CDS encoding LysR family transcriptional regulator produces the protein MTLIQEPLAGLGAFVRTLETGSFSAAARALGVSPSAVSKTVARLEGRLGVLLLQRGTRRLQPTPEGLSLFERGQRIVAELEAAQGELRESKGPRGPLHVTAPMDLGRHWLVPRLPAFLAAYPQIQCALGLTDRFIDLVEERVDVGLRMGESADTRLVRRRLGESRAVICASPAYLRRHGTPRKVADLQRHACLAYLRGGQRVSWRLDGKEVEVPGPFASDNNEALLTLAQEGVGIARLPEFVATQALASGRLRAVLGEVHSPGPDVFVVYPERRHLSPRVRVFVDFVADTFAREETRPGTKPRPRR, from the coding sequence ATGACCCTCATCCAGGAGCCGCTCGCCGGGCTGGGCGCCTTCGTGCGGACGCTCGAAACGGGCAGCTTCAGCGCGGCGGCCCGGGCACTCGGCGTGTCCCCTTCCGCGGTCAGCAAGACGGTGGCCCGCCTGGAGGGCCGGTTGGGAGTGCTGCTCCTCCAGCGCGGCACCCGGCGGCTCCAGCCGACACCCGAGGGGCTGTCCCTCTTCGAGCGGGGCCAGCGCATCGTGGCGGAGCTGGAGGCGGCGCAAGGCGAGCTGCGCGAGTCGAAGGGGCCTCGCGGCCCGCTGCACGTCACCGCGCCCATGGACCTGGGCCGTCACTGGCTGGTGCCACGGCTGCCGGCGTTCCTCGCCGCGTATCCGCAGATTCAGTGCGCGCTGGGGCTCACGGACCGCTTCATCGACCTGGTGGAGGAGCGCGTGGACGTGGGGCTGCGCATGGGAGAGAGCGCGGACACGCGGCTCGTGCGGCGGCGGCTGGGAGAGTCTCGCGCCGTCATCTGCGCCTCGCCCGCGTACCTGCGCCGGCACGGCACGCCCCGGAAGGTGGCGGACCTCCAGCGCCATGCGTGTCTGGCCTACCTGCGCGGCGGGCAGCGCGTCTCGTGGCGGCTGGATGGCAAGGAGGTGGAAGTGCCCGGCCCCTTCGCGTCCGACAACAACGAAGCGCTGCTGACGTTGGCGCAGGAGGGCGTGGGCATCGCGCGCCTCCCGGAGTTCGTCGCCACGCAGGCGCTGGCCTCCGGACGGCTGCGGGCCGTGCTCGGCGAGGTGCATTCGCCGGGGCCCGACGTGTTCGTCGTCTATCCGGAGCGCCGGCACCTGTCGCCCCGCGTGCGCGTGTTCGTGGACTTCGTGGCGGACACGTTCGCGCGCGAGGAGACGAGGCCGGGCACGAAGCCCCGGCCCCGGCGGTGA
- a CDS encoding NAD-dependent epimerase/dehydratase family protein translates to MKVFVLGATGYIGGSVAARLMAAGHQVVGTARTQDKARELEARGIQATVASFDDLDTLARLAKDADAVINAASADERKVVEALIAALKGSGKHFIHTSGSSIVATDAGGELTAGVHDEDTPIEPVPEKVARISLDKTVLDAAKDGIHTNVICPCLIYGKGLGLNPDSVQLPPLIQYARETGTARYIGKGENVWSNVHIEDLADLYLLVLERAPAGTFYFAENGEANFRDVVTAIGKSLHLPVGSMPLQEGEKRWGVELGRLALASNSRIRAKRARALGWKPHRPSVFDVLAELK, encoded by the coding sequence ATGAAAGTCTTCGTGTTGGGCGCGACGGGGTACATCGGCGGGTCGGTGGCGGCGCGGTTGATGGCGGCGGGGCACCAGGTGGTGGGCACCGCCCGGACGCAGGACAAGGCGCGGGAGCTGGAGGCGCGCGGCATCCAGGCCACGGTCGCCTCGTTCGACGACCTGGACACGCTCGCGCGGCTGGCGAAGGACGCCGACGCGGTCATCAACGCGGCGTCCGCGGACGAGCGCAAGGTGGTGGAGGCGCTGATTGCCGCGCTGAAGGGCTCCGGCAAGCACTTCATCCACACGAGCGGCTCCAGCATCGTCGCCACCGACGCGGGCGGCGAGCTGACCGCCGGAGTGCACGACGAGGACACGCCCATCGAGCCCGTGCCGGAGAAGGTGGCGCGCATCTCGCTGGACAAGACGGTGCTGGACGCCGCGAAGGACGGCATCCACACGAACGTCATCTGCCCGTGCCTCATCTACGGCAAGGGCCTGGGACTGAACCCGGACAGCGTGCAGCTGCCGCCGCTCATCCAGTACGCGCGCGAGACGGGCACGGCGCGCTACATCGGCAAGGGGGAGAACGTCTGGTCCAACGTGCACATCGAGGACCTGGCGGACCTGTACCTCCTGGTGCTGGAGCGCGCGCCGGCCGGGACGTTCTATTTCGCGGAGAATGGCGAGGCGAACTTCCGCGACGTGGTGACGGCCATTGGCAAGAGCCTCCACCTGCCCGTGGGCAGCATGCCGCTTCAGGAAGGGGAGAAGCGCTGGGGCGTGGAGCTGGGACGGCTGGCGCTCGCGTCCAACAGCCGCATCCGCGCGAAGCGGGCCCGCGCGCTGGGCTGGAAGCCCCACCGGCCCTCCGTGTTCGACGTGCTCGCGGAGCTGAAGTAG
- a CDS encoding TadE family protein: MKRSHSTHPGESGQALVESALVIPVMVFLILGILQLGTLHHARLMTEYAAYRAARAGIVNSGDCEIMKKAAYVAVLPTLGPPKSGGKGRVDTLVNVAMVHDAYTDENLADQNQRYEQVDLERVRVEVLNPRRSQLPTLFSSYGSHLSGLEVDFDDIRNAQVIEANLLTVRITYFYEMRIPFANWQLHAFYMGREALNGLAMRGVNFTTQKVNGGSLTAHLEDQGAGQSNDHQKIRTLADSNVFAIPVVATYSMRMQSNFLNGAHGPTSCAVDG; encoded by the coding sequence ATGAAAAGGTCCCATTCAACCCATCCCGGTGAGTCGGGTCAGGCGCTCGTGGAGTCCGCGCTGGTCATCCCGGTGATGGTGTTCCTCATCCTGGGCATCCTCCAGCTGGGCACGCTCCACCATGCGCGGCTGATGACGGAGTACGCGGCGTACCGGGCGGCTCGCGCGGGCATCGTCAACAGCGGCGACTGCGAGATCATGAAGAAGGCCGCCTACGTGGCGGTGCTGCCCACCCTGGGGCCTCCCAAGTCCGGCGGCAAGGGCCGCGTGGACACGCTCGTCAACGTGGCGATGGTCCATGACGCGTACACGGACGAGAACCTGGCGGACCAGAACCAGCGCTACGAGCAGGTGGACCTGGAGCGCGTGCGGGTGGAGGTGCTCAACCCCCGGCGCAGCCAGCTGCCCACCCTCTTCTCCTCCTATGGCTCGCACCTGTCGGGCCTGGAGGTGGACTTCGACGACATCCGCAACGCGCAGGTCATCGAGGCCAACCTCCTCACGGTGCGCATCACGTACTTCTACGAGATGCGCATCCCGTTCGCGAACTGGCAGCTGCACGCCTTCTACATGGGCCGCGAGGCGCTCAACGGTCTGGCCATGCGGGGCGTCAACTTCACCACCCAGAAGGTGAACGGCGGCAGCCTCACGGCCCACCTGGAGGACCAGGGCGCGGGCCAGAGCAACGACCACCAGAAGATCCGCACGCTCGCGGACAGCAACGTCTTCGCCATCCCCGTCGTGGCCACCTATTCGATGCGCATGCAGTCCAACTTCCTCAACGGCGCGCATGGCCCCACCTCTTGCGCCGTGGACGGCTAG
- a CDS encoding TetR/AcrR family transcriptional regulator has protein sequence MGITERKERQRAELREHILRVARDMVMKEGFGALSMRKLADAVEYAPATLYLHFENRDAIARELCVRGFQELLAMLEPAAAVKEPVERLSRLAQAYLAFGLEHPETYRLIFMEDPKLSADLFQDKQHGEGPRSFALLVSACEDLKAAGRAPEATPAEQMAEVFWAGLHGIISLKLTCSGFQGSPAEVLAQTLVATLVQGPKPGKRSR, from the coding sequence ATGGGCATCACGGAGCGCAAGGAGCGACAGCGGGCGGAGCTGCGGGAGCACATCCTCCGCGTGGCGCGGGACATGGTGATGAAGGAGGGGTTCGGGGCCCTCTCCATGCGCAAGCTGGCGGACGCGGTGGAGTACGCGCCCGCGACGCTCTACCTGCACTTCGAGAACCGCGACGCCATCGCACGTGAGCTGTGCGTGCGCGGCTTCCAGGAGCTGCTCGCGATGCTGGAGCCGGCGGCGGCCGTGAAGGAGCCGGTGGAGCGGCTGTCACGCCTGGCCCAGGCCTACCTGGCCTTTGGCCTGGAGCACCCGGAGACCTACCGCCTGATCTTCATGGAGGATCCGAAGCTGTCCGCGGACCTCTTCCAGGACAAGCAGCACGGCGAGGGCCCCCGGTCGTTCGCGTTGCTGGTCAGCGCGTGCGAGGACCTGAAGGCGGCCGGCCGGGCCCCGGAGGCCACACCCGCGGAGCAGATGGCGGAGGTCTTCTGGGCAGGGCTGCACGGGATCATCAGCCTCAAGCTCACCTGCTCCGGATTCCAGGGATCTCCAGCAGAAGTGCTGGCGCAGACCCTCGTCGCCACGCTGGTGCAGGGCCCGAAACCCGGAAAGCGCTCCCGGTAG
- a CDS encoding NAD-dependent epimerase/dehydratase family protein, with translation METVALFGASGVIGQSVARALQAQGWPYRVVGRSEGSLRRESGADPRAEVVTWNPEDPASIRAAARGVRTLIYMVGVNYWQFHLHPELMRRTLEAAIAEGVERVVLIGTVYPYGLPRTTTVTESHPREPNSYKGRMRKAQEELLLEADAAGKIKGTILRLPDFYGPGVERSFLYRAFVAANQGKRAPLIGPLDTPHEFVFVDDVGPIVTALMDEPRAYGRFWNLAGAGATTQREMVKEIYAQAGHAPKTMTMGKGMVRLAGLFDPFMRELVEMYYLLTNPVLLDDSALRGLLGTVHKTPYPEGIRQTLAALRREQEAKAGPARVAATT, from the coding sequence ATGGAAACGGTGGCCTTGTTCGGCGCCTCGGGCGTCATCGGTCAGTCTGTGGCGCGAGCGCTCCAGGCGCAGGGGTGGCCCTACCGGGTGGTGGGGCGCTCCGAGGGCAGCCTGCGCAGGGAGTCTGGCGCGGATCCCCGGGCGGAGGTGGTGACGTGGAATCCGGAGGACCCGGCCTCCATCCGCGCCGCGGCGCGGGGCGTGCGGACCCTCATCTACATGGTGGGGGTGAACTACTGGCAGTTCCACCTGCACCCGGAGCTGATGCGCCGCACGTTGGAGGCGGCCATCGCGGAGGGTGTGGAGCGGGTGGTGCTCATCGGCACGGTGTATCCGTACGGCCTGCCGCGCACGACGACGGTGACGGAGTCCCATCCGCGCGAGCCGAACTCCTACAAGGGCCGCATGCGCAAGGCGCAGGAGGAACTGCTGCTGGAGGCGGACGCCGCGGGGAAGATAAAGGGCACCATCCTCCGGCTGCCGGACTTCTACGGGCCGGGCGTGGAGCGCAGCTTCCTGTACCGGGCCTTCGTCGCGGCGAACCAGGGCAAGCGCGCCCCGCTCATCGGGCCGCTGGACACGCCGCATGAGTTCGTCTTCGTGGACGACGTGGGCCCCATCGTCACCGCGCTGATGGACGAGCCGCGCGCGTACGGCCGCTTCTGGAACCTGGCGGGCGCGGGCGCCACCACGCAGCGTGAGATGGTGAAGGAGATCTACGCGCAGGCGGGCCACGCGCCGAAGACGATGACGATGGGGAAGGGGATGGTGCGGCTGGCGGGCCTCTTCGATCCCTTCATGCGTGAGCTGGTGGAGATGTATTACCTGCTCACGAACCCCGTGCTGCTGGACGACTCCGCGCTGCGTGGGCTGCTGGGCACGGTGCACAAGACGCCGTACCCGGAAGGCATCCGCCAGACGCTCGCGGCGCTGCGCCGCGAGCAGGAGGCGAAGGCAGGTCCGGCCCGGGTCGCCGCGACGACCTGA
- a CDS encoding chloride channel protein has protein sequence MKKPDVERIEEGLGEGAETRSSLPVAPSMGPALASLRTPPISVAVDSRTVLISGLAVVLAIAAGLVAQGLGALIHFVTNLAFFGRLSAQPVSPGDNTLGGWVVLVPVVGAIIVGLMARYGSRAIRGHGIPEAMEQVLFNQSRIPPRMTLLKPLSAAVAIGTGGPFGAEGPIIATGGALGSLLGQVLHVTADERKALLAAGAAAGMAATFGAPVSAVLLAVELLLFEFKPRSVIPVALATATATGVRIAFMGGEPAFAIPDLTTPSGGALAFYGVLGLVIGAASVVCTRAVYWLEDMFEKLPIHWMWWPALGAIVVGVVGYFSPRTLGVGYTNIEDILSGRFVGTAMLVFCALKFISWSVALGSGTSGGTLAPIFTLGGGLGSGLGLLATQLFPSLGVDVRVAALVGMAALFAGASRALLASVVFAFETTRQPLGLLPLLAGCAASYLVSALLMRHSIMTEKLARRGARIPTELGADALGTALVRDHGLKLVVTLQADMLLEEVRAWLASDASGSKHQGFPVVSREGELMGVVTRRDLLDGHASEGRRLRDVVKRPPAVVFDDSSLREAADLMMDEGVGRLPVVTRARPQQVVGILTRSDLLAGHRQRLANARTRERGLGPARPPAPRPA, from the coding sequence ATGAAGAAACCTGACGTGGAACGCATCGAAGAGGGCCTGGGCGAGGGGGCAGAGACGCGCTCCAGCCTCCCCGTGGCCCCCTCGATGGGCCCCGCGCTCGCCAGCCTGCGCACCCCTCCCATCTCCGTGGCGGTGGACTCCCGCACCGTGCTCATCAGCGGCCTGGCGGTGGTGCTCGCGATCGCCGCGGGGCTGGTGGCCCAGGGGCTGGGCGCCCTCATCCACTTCGTCACGAACCTGGCCTTCTTCGGGCGGCTGTCCGCGCAGCCGGTGTCGCCCGGGGACAACACGCTGGGCGGCTGGGTGGTGCTGGTGCCCGTGGTGGGCGCCATCATCGTGGGGTTGATGGCGCGCTACGGCTCGCGGGCCATCCGGGGCCACGGCATCCCGGAGGCCATGGAGCAGGTGCTCTTCAACCAGAGCCGCATCCCGCCCCGCATGACGCTGCTCAAGCCGCTGTCGGCGGCGGTCGCCATCGGCACCGGCGGCCCGTTCGGTGCGGAGGGGCCCATCATCGCCACGGGTGGCGCGCTGGGCTCGCTGCTGGGACAGGTGCTCCACGTCACCGCGGATGAACGCAAGGCGCTGCTCGCCGCGGGCGCCGCCGCGGGCATGGCCGCCACGTTCGGCGCGCCGGTGTCCGCCGTGCTCCTGGCCGTGGAGCTGCTGCTCTTCGAGTTCAAGCCCCGCTCCGTCATCCCCGTGGCCCTGGCCACCGCCACCGCCACCGGCGTGAGAATCGCCTTCATGGGCGGCGAGCCCGCGTTCGCCATCCCGGACCTGACGACTCCGTCCGGTGGGGCGCTCGCGTTCTACGGCGTGCTGGGGCTCGTCATCGGCGCCGCTTCCGTGGTGTGCACGCGCGCGGTGTACTGGCTGGAGGACATGTTCGAGAAGCTGCCCATCCACTGGATGTGGTGGCCCGCGCTGGGCGCCATCGTCGTGGGCGTGGTGGGCTACTTCTCCCCGCGCACGCTGGGCGTGGGCTACACCAACATCGAGGACATCCTGTCCGGCCGCTTCGTGGGCACGGCGATGCTCGTCTTCTGCGCGCTCAAGTTCATCTCCTGGTCCGTCGCGCTGGGGAGCGGCACGTCAGGTGGCACGCTGGCGCCCATCTTCACGCTGGGCGGCGGCCTGGGCTCCGGCCTGGGGCTCCTGGCCACGCAGCTGTTCCCCAGCCTGGGCGTGGACGTGCGCGTCGCGGCGCTGGTGGGCATGGCCGCCCTCTTCGCGGGTGCGTCACGCGCGCTGCTCGCGTCGGTGGTGTTCGCCTTCGAGACCACGCGGCAGCCGCTGGGCCTGCTGCCGCTGCTCGCCGGCTGCGCGGCGTCCTACCTGGTGTCCGCGCTGCTCATGCGGCACTCCATCATGACGGAGAAGCTGGCCCGCCGCGGCGCCCGCATCCCCACGGAGCTGGGCGCGGACGCGTTGGGGACGGCGCTCGTGCGCGACCACGGCCTCAAGCTCGTGGTGACGCTGCAGGCGGACATGCTCCTGGAAGAGGTGCGCGCGTGGCTCGCGTCCGACGCCTCGGGCTCCAAGCACCAGGGCTTCCCGGTCGTGTCCCGCGAAGGCGAGCTCATGGGCGTCGTCACGCGCAGGGACCTGCTGGATGGCCACGCAAGCGAAGGCCGGCGGCTGCGGGACGTGGTGAAGCGGCCTCCCGCGGTCGTCTTCGATGACAGCTCCCTGCGCGAGGCGGCGGACCTGATGATGGACGAGGGCGTGGGCCGTCTGCCCGTCGTCACCCGCGCGCGGCCCCAGCAGGTCGTGGGCATCCTCACCCGCAGCGACCTGCTCGCGGGCCACCGGCAGCGGCTGGCGAACGCCCGCACGCGGGAGCGCGGCCTGGGCCCCGCGCGTCCCCCGGCGCCCCGGCCCGCGTGA
- a CDS encoding MarR family winged helix-turn-helix transcriptional regulator, which translates to MGSHTNRTPTSPDVSGEVRAAMDGVRRLVRLLRVSARASERLVGISGAQLFILQELAESGPCSINTLAERTLTHQSSVSVVVTKLIEQGLVSRRRSDEDGRRVEVALEPKGRALVRKAPPMAQARLISGLRGLKPDVRAGLVQGLDAWVRALGLDGDVAPLFFEEETSRPSRRSKTQEHTDEET; encoded by the coding sequence ATGGGCTCCCATACAAATCGAACGCCGACGTCCCCGGACGTGTCCGGCGAGGTGCGCGCGGCCATGGACGGCGTGCGGCGGCTGGTGCGCCTGCTGCGGGTCTCCGCTCGCGCCTCCGAACGGCTGGTGGGCATCAGCGGCGCCCAGCTCTTCATCCTCCAGGAGCTGGCGGAGTCCGGGCCCTGCTCCATCAACACGCTCGCGGAGCGCACGCTCACGCACCAGAGCAGCGTGTCCGTCGTCGTCACGAAGCTGATTGAGCAGGGGCTGGTGAGCCGCCGCCGCTCCGACGAGGACGGCCGCCGCGTGGAGGTGGCGCTGGAGCCCAAGGGCCGCGCGCTGGTGCGCAAGGCGCCGCCCATGGCCCAGGCGCGGCTCATCTCCGGGCTGCGCGGGCTGAAGCCCGACGTGCGCGCGGGACTGGTCCAGGGACTGGACGCCTGGGTGCGCGCCCTGGGGCTCGACGGGGACGTGGCCCCGCTCTTCTTCGAAGAAGAAACCTCGCGCCCTTCGCGGCGCAGCAAGACACAGGAGCACACCGATGAAGAAACCTGA
- a CDS encoding LysR substrate-binding domain-containing protein, which produces MHLRTDLLPALAAFESAARHQNFARAAEELHLTASAVSHHVRKLEDRLGVALFQRHARGVALTAEGRQLADAASSALSDMDHVLGGLKHSRDEDAVVRVTTVHSLTYAWLLPRMPDFTTRHPRVRIHVDTEMALTRFDEGGPDLGIRYGQGPWPGLSAQPLMDDALFPVASARLAGIEHVHDAEGVAKLPLIADLSRQGWQDWFRSAGVRGARFEERYSFSDTTGALMAAVQGLGAALAREKIATPYFADGRLIRLPGPIVPTRASYFVVYPAHRRLRPAARLFVDWLLAQRDTASVPPPLATQGVAPSRRKVSQQHVSSQGDDKPSQ; this is translated from the coding sequence ATGCACCTGCGCACCGACCTGCTCCCCGCCCTGGCGGCCTTCGAGTCCGCCGCCCGACACCAGAACTTCGCCCGCGCCGCGGAGGAGCTGCACCTGACCGCGAGCGCCGTCAGCCACCACGTGCGCAAGCTGGAGGACCGGCTGGGGGTCGCCCTGTTCCAGCGGCATGCCCGGGGCGTGGCCTTGACGGCCGAGGGGCGCCAGCTCGCGGACGCCGCCAGCAGCGCGCTGTCGGACATGGACCACGTGCTCGGGGGGCTCAAGCATTCACGGGACGAGGACGCCGTGGTGCGGGTCACCACCGTGCACTCGTTGACCTACGCGTGGCTCTTGCCGCGCATGCCGGACTTCACCACGCGGCATCCGCGCGTGCGGATCCACGTGGACACGGAGATGGCGCTCACCCGCTTCGACGAGGGCGGGCCGGACCTGGGCATCCGCTATGGCCAGGGGCCCTGGCCCGGCCTCAGCGCGCAGCCGCTCATGGACGACGCCCTGTTCCCCGTGGCCTCAGCACGGCTCGCGGGCATCGAGCACGTGCACGACGCGGAGGGGGTAGCGAAGCTCCCGCTCATCGCGGACCTGTCCCGTCAGGGCTGGCAGGACTGGTTCCGCTCGGCGGGCGTGCGCGGGGCCCGGTTCGAGGAGCGCTACAGCTTCAGCGACACCACCGGCGCGCTGATGGCCGCGGTGCAGGGCCTGGGCGCGGCGCTGGCGCGAGAGAAGATCGCCACGCCCTACTTCGCGGACGGCCGCCTCATCCGGCTGCCCGGGCCCATCGTGCCCACCCGCGCCAGCTACTTCGTGGTGTACCCCGCGCACCGGAGGCTGCGTCCCGCCGCGCGCCTCTTCGTGGACTGGCTGCTGGCGCAGCGCGACACCGCGTCGGTACCGCCACCGCTCGCGACGCAAGGCGTTGCACCGTCACGCCGGAAAGTTTCCCAACAACACGTTTCATCCCAGGGTGATGACAAACCCTCCCAATGA
- a CDS encoding DMT family transporter, translating to MSASGLTHPQAVTPTFNRAWLTPLELGGLAAIWGASFLFLRIAAPAFGPIPLVELRLVLGAAVLMPFLWRARSSIPPALWPRLALVGVINAAVPFSLFAWAARQAPAGVGAITNSMAVLFTALVAFVFYGERIGARRAVALLTGFAGVVVLASGRSAGASVAWAVAAGTTGAFLYGIGGNLVRRHFAGLPAAAVASATLACGAVLLLPFAVATWPTESIGMRPWLAGAALGVVCTGLGYAVFYRLIQRIGAPRAAVVTYLVPLFALTWAWLLLGEPLTPTMLVAGTLILGSVALGQSSSAPKAK from the coding sequence ATGAGCGCATCCGGTCTCACCCATCCCCAGGCCGTGACTCCTACCTTCAACAGGGCGTGGCTCACGCCCCTGGAGCTGGGCGGGCTGGCCGCCATCTGGGGCGCGTCCTTCCTGTTCCTGCGCATCGCGGCGCCGGCCTTCGGTCCCATTCCCCTGGTGGAGCTGCGCCTGGTGCTGGGCGCGGCGGTGCTGATGCCCTTCCTGTGGCGTGCGCGCTCGTCCATCCCTCCCGCGCTGTGGCCCCGGCTGGCGCTGGTGGGCGTCATCAACGCGGCGGTGCCCTTCTCGCTGTTCGCCTGGGCCGCGCGGCAGGCCCCCGCGGGCGTCGGGGCCATCACCAACAGCATGGCGGTGCTCTTCACCGCCCTGGTGGCCTTCGTCTTCTACGGCGAGCGCATCGGGGCCCGGCGCGCGGTGGCGCTGCTCACGGGCTTCGCCGGGGTGGTGGTCCTGGCCAGCGGCAGGTCCGCGGGCGCGAGCGTCGCCTGGGCCGTGGCGGCGGGGACCACGGGCGCGTTCCTCTACGGCATCGGCGGGAACCTGGTGCGCCGCCACTTCGCCGGACTGCCGGCCGCCGCGGTCGCCTCCGCCACGCTGGCCTGCGGCGCGGTGCTGCTGCTGCCCTTCGCCGTGGCCACGTGGCCCACGGAGTCCATTGGCATGCGCCCCTGGCTGGCGGGAGCGGCCCTGGGCGTCGTCTGCACCGGTCTGGGGTACGCCGTGTTCTACCGCCTCATCCAGCGCATCGGCGCGCCGCGCGCCGCCGTCGTCACCTACCTGGTGCCGCTGTTCGCGCTGACCTGGGCCTGGCTGCTGCTGGGCGAGCCGCTGACGCCCACCATGCTGGTGGCGGGCACCCTCATCCTGGGGAGCGTGGCGCTGGGGCAGTCCTCCTCCGCGCCCAAGGCGAAGTGA